The Mesorhizobium opportunistum WSM2075 DNA window GGCCACATTGGCACAGCAACATCGCCGGGATGATCGACGCGTTCGACGGGGGTTTCGCGGCCGCCGAGCAGGACGGACACCCGCCGGTCGGGCTTTGCGTCAGTCTGCTCCGCACCCAGTCGGCGGCGGAAGCGATCGAACTGGTGGAACTGCTGAGCACGATCAGGCACAAGCGCGTTGTTGCGTTATCCATCGATGGAAATGAAGCGGCTGCCGGCCGCACCGGACCACGTTTCGCCGAGGCGTTCCGCCGCGCCGGCGCCGCGGGTTTGCGGCGCACCGTTCATGCGGGCGAGTCGAGCGGCCCGGAAGGAGTGCGTGACGCGATCGAACTGCTTGGCGCCGACCGCATCGACCACGGCGTGCGGGCGATCGAAGACCCTGAACTGGTGGAGTTGCTGGCGCGAAGGCAGATTCCGCTGGGCACATGTCCGATCTCCAATGTGGCGCTCGGTGTCTATCCTTCGCTTGCCGGGCATCCGCTCGATGCCCTGCGCAAGGCTGGTGTCCCGGTCTCGATCAACACCGACGACCCGTCGCTGCTCGACACCACGCTCGAAGCATCCTATGCCGCCTGCGCCGAAGCCTTCGCCTGGGACGGCGAGACCGTCCGGCATCTCGCCGCGACATCGGTGCATGCGAGCTACGCCGACCCTGCGCTGAAGGCGCGGATCCTGGCCGATCTGCAAGCCTGGCGGGCTTAAAGCCCCCGCATTGCGCGGCGAAAAAGCCTTGGTCTAACCGGCCGACCTCCGGATCAGCTCGCGGCCGATCGGCTTCGGCGTCTCGCTGCGCAGCACCAATGCCGTGGTGACCGCACCGTGGCGCGCCACGGCGTCGACGATGGTTTCAAGGTGGACGGGCGAGGGCACGACCACTTTCAGGATGAAGCAATCCTCGCCGGTCAGCCGGTGCACCTCGGTGATCTCGGGCATTTCGGCGAACTGCTTCAGGCAGGGCCGGATGTGCTCATGCGTGGTGCGCACGCGAATGATCGCCATCATGCCAAGACCGAGGGCGGCCGGATTTATCACCGCGGTGTAGCCGGCGATGACGCCGCGCTCTTCCAGCCGCTTGACCCGCTCGGAGGTGGCCGGCTGCGACAGGCCGACCCGGCGGCCGAGCTCCGAAATGGCGATGCGGCCGTTCTCCTGCATGGCCTCGACAATGGCGATGTCGGTCGGGTCGAGCGGCGCGCGCTCATCACTGATCTTCATGGTCACCTTGAATCCATCGGCGAGAGAACGGTTTACCCGATGGTTTCCCATTCCCGACGCCACCGCAAGACGTCATCATGCCCGAACAATCGATTGGAGCAAGGCGACATGACGTATTTCATCATCCTGCCGGGAAGTGGCGGTTCCGGCCCGGAGCAC harbors:
- the add gene encoding adenosine deaminase gives rise to the protein MTDFIGLPKAEVHIHIEGCFEADDVISNCEEADIPLRAPRDRLFEAHDLKSFLEMLDWLCGTFRTREQLATTAYKFAQRMSRSGVRYADVIFNPTHWPHWHSNIAGMIDAFDGGFAAAEQDGHPPVGLCVSLLRTQSAAEAIELVELLSTIRHKRVVALSIDGNEAAAGRTGPRFAEAFRRAGAAGLRRTVHAGESSGPEGVRDAIELLGADRIDHGVRAIEDPELVELLARRQIPLGTCPISNVALGVYPSLAGHPLDALRKAGVPVSINTDDPSLLDTTLEASYAACAEAFAWDGETVRHLAATSVHASYADPALKARILADLQAWRA
- a CDS encoding Lrp/AsnC family transcriptional regulator, whose product is MKISDERAPLDPTDIAIVEAMQENGRIAISELGRRVGLSQPATSERVKRLEERGVIAGYTAVINPAALGLGMMAIIRVRTTHEHIRPCLKQFAEMPEITEVHRLTGEDCFILKVVVPSPVHLETIVDAVARHGAVTTALVLRSETPKPIGRELIRRSAG